aggtatgttccttttttaattgcgcgtcgacatatatacaaggtttttggaaattttcatttcaaggataatataaaaggaaaaaggagcctccttcatacgccaatattagagtaaaaatcagactatagaattattcatcataaatcagctgacaagtgattacacagatgtgtggagaagccagtctattgctgtatttccataaggtctatagtttcaatcaggtacttgtggatgagaatactgcgtgagatctactgttcacagaactactagtattctatGTGTGGTCATAAAAATAAGATCACCGATTTTCAACTAAAGACATGGGTCTGTCCACCTGTGCATATCATTAAATTTACATACCAAATGGATTTTTTCATGTCAAAATTAATCTTCTCTAATCGCGTGGATGTATACAATAATGAATCCCAGGCCATTTGGTTATAATTATTCCACctaaaaaatgtttgaaaaattggaatgtTTAGAAAATGAACACAATCCAGAAAGTCTAtgaattctataataattgataacacAAGCATTCTAATTTGGTATAGAACCAGTTGAAACGACTTTCTTATTTTTGAGACTTGATTACGtcattgtttattcattcacagaCAGTTTTGATCATAATTCTTGCCTCAATAACTGTGACATTTGAGAGCAGTGCAAATGATATTGTGGAAGAATATTGTAAGGTAACAGATCAGAGAACTACGCCGTCAACTGGAATGAAATACCGTATTTAACTGGTCAGCTGAATGAAAAGTAAGGAATTGATCTGCATATTAGTGAGTAATTTTACGTTGAAATAGTACACAACCGTAGTCggaatattattcaaatgtcgATCATAAATTCTCAGCACACGAAATATGCCAAGTGCCTGAGAGGGCCTAACAAATATGCCAGCAAGAGTTTTCAGTTTCAGTTAtgaacaaggtctttcatatggccccagaaaaaaaaatctaaagggttgaggtcaggtgaacgtgcgggccacggtactggtccacctcgcccaatccaccgctgacgataggtcatgttcagaaagtccgtaacatcatttccgaaatgagcaggggcaccatcatgttgaaaccaaatattatatctgtttgcaagaggcacatcttccaaaagttctggtagtatgtctcttaaaaaagtaatgtacgtgggagaattcagacgattaggaagaatgtatggtccaatcacgcgattacctaagatacccgtccaaacattcagcgaaaatctatgctgataaccacgcactttgacctcatgaggattgtctaaggcccagacgtgactgttgcgagagttgaagattccttctcttgtaaagctggactcatcggtaaataacacattttctagaaatttggttggataatgtcttgctaaagaaaccaacgggcacagtttactcttggctcatagtcgcgttcaaccaatgagtgaactttttgaaagcggaaggggtgaagtctttccttgtttagtacacgccacacagaagaagcacttgaattgatttgctttgcaactgctctcgtactcgttctaggattgaaatcgaatttctgcaatacttcctcttcaaaagcaacatttcgaactgctcgaggcctaccagcaattaccctgttccgttcaaatgaacggtttggaaatgcagctgcatacattcttcttgcttcggtcgcattgccaagagctgctccatacatgaagtgaatatcggtgtactccagcgaactaaattccattacaataattaaatatttgtgtagaagcaacgtaagaaaatattgaaactggaaatttaagatagaaataagacctaggaaacgtgagactaagaaataggaagcactacatctggttctttacttttaatgaaacaacaatacttttacaagacaaacattatcatctgaaaaccattgtaaaatcatctgtttgcccatatggagccataccgagtttcaaagcttcatcttaaatacatctggaattaaaaaattaatattgatctttaaatggtgaaaagtggtcatgcatgcagtacgaaaaaaattaatttctctgttattcttcgaccaatcttaataaattaggtatcattggaatcgtgaaaaaatttgctaacttttttgtctctagtaaattttctgtaaaatggacggttttcgagatattcgccatcaaaaatttaaaatggccgccattttaaaaatttcaacgaaaaatttttttttttattttttatagttgagtctttatagcataaatattcatgccaaatttcagatcaatacaacatttcgttcttgagataaaaatttttacaaaaattttttCACTAGTGTAGTTAACTGATAttagtgaaaataaaataatgtggCAGTTAATTTTCTCATTATATCCCCTCGTATTAGTGTTTCTTCTTCAGATGCACCCCAGATGGCATTTGTCTCTTAGTGTGGGATGACTCACCTCTTGTATAGTCGAACGAAATGCAGATTTATCAGGTGTGAAGTGTCAACCGAACCAGTTCGTTAAACTGATGCCACCATGTGAAATTGATTCTTTCCATGCTCAGCACTTTCTCGATGCGTTTCCTTGTCTTTGTGGACCACATAGAGGCATTTTATTTAACAAGCATAATTTTCAGGGATGGTTTATTATAACTTGATTGGtatctttttttctttagggctactcttcaatataaataaaaattagaaattctattcctttttttaaattgaacaattttagaagggtacttagatttctaatttttaatcACTTGGTATGTTTGTTAACGTATTATTCTACTCTATAATTTATGTCTACAGCTTGAACAGAATCACATACTCAGTTGGGTCctcctaaaggtgcgtacagatttacgcaccgcgaacatgagcaactcacttttgatcagctgatgccaagctttttatatctgtagcTTACCGTtcctgtgaaaatacagatataatcagctgattaaaagtgaattgctcatgttcgcggcgcgtatatctgtacgcacctttataaaaTCAACGTAACCTCCTACAAAacattcttccaaatttatttattttcttatcaTCAATCTTGCTTACAGCAAGCCGGTGAGCttgataatatcatagagaaaaaatagcataatctatcttatgctatattttcttctAGTTGATACCTTCTTAGCATTTCTCTTGTCACGGATCAAGTTTAATCCAATTCAGTGTAACCCAGCATCAATATTTTTGCTGACCTTTTACTTGGAAAGGTTGTAACCATGCAAcagaatatttaatatattatcatgGAAATATTTCTTACATCGGTTTCATATCAAGAAGCATTGTTTAGAGCTCTACAACTTTCCATTCTCCTGTTGTAGTTTCCAAATTCGTTGTTAagttttacaatatttattctttattgattcatacaacaattacatcatcaaaaatgatagggagagaaaaataaggtaaccttgtgctactcctctcccaaatttagataaggttacacatagtccgaaagaggttaagtcttgtagttgttcatttcacaaaagttttagttcgtaattattttcacaaagtagatttttaaatttagatgcttcaaaaccaaacatagaagaaatatttcatattattatcatcactaaaataggaaatattcacatattagagAACATTTGAaggaccaaaaaaaaaaaaaaaacagactTAATAGAGATCTTTATAGACgttttgaaagttttgaaagaCACTGTTAACTTGTAACTAACATTGTAACTTATCACATTATCatcttgaaattaatttttttatcttataatcAACCTTCCAACTTATAAAACTATCATATTTTCTCAAAGcttttgaattgatacagtATACAGTAAAGTATTTTCTAtatcaacatttcaaattcaaaatatttttttctgttattttgGGATCAAAATGTATGTGTTTGAAACTGCTGAAGAATCATAACCTGTTTTGGAATTATATGAAATCAATGAACTATTAAGGGCTATAAGTCTACTTTTCCGTTTCAATCATTTTAAGATTAATTTGTTTTGTCATTGctgttgaatgaaataaaaaataaatgttatagtGTGTTAACTTGTAATCAACCTTGTAACTTGTAACATAATCAATAATCGTCATTTTTCATCTTGTAATAACCTTCTTTATTCATCTTGTAACTTATAATCATCTTTCATATCCTGTAGTAATGAACTTTTACTTTTATACTTGGAATATTTCTGTATAATGAAGGTAATTTTAACGATTTCTGTGCTTTTCCTTGACCATTATTTTGACCAGATGGACAGATTGTTGGAGCAGAAGAGGAGCCCTGTAATCGTGGGGGGCACCAACTACTACATTGAGTCTCTTCTCTGGAAAGTTTTAGTTGCTGATAAAACCAAAGAAAACAGCACATATGAAAGTAAAGAAATGGAAAATCTGGCCTTCAGACTGGGCTTGAGGCCGATGTCTGGCAATTCAAAGCGCAAATCTGATGAAACAGATAAAGCCCCCTTGGATGCTAAGGGGAGATTTGTGTTGACAGTGAGAGAAGTGTGCTTCATGTTTGGATATCCAGGGAAAATTATAGATTTATTCTATGACAGACTAAAAACCTGCAAAGAGGATGTTGGTAAGATACTTGTTATCAAAAAtctgaacaatataaatgacaaTGCTGACATGACCAATGTTGATGACAATCTAGACAATATTGATGATGAGCGTTGTCCCACATGTCAATCAATGAAGAAGACTATTGTTGAGGTGGCTGATTTGAAACAGCAAACCGAAGGTCTGGTTGAAAAGTGGCAGTCATCCAACCCCTCACTGGACCTTGGTGGCATTCTGAAAAATTGTCACAATGTGGACCTGAAAATGGTGTCTGCAGTTGAAGAATCCCTGAAGGATGTTCACCGCCAACTCAGCGATTTGCTTGTACCCTGGGTCCAGAGGCTGGAGGCCGAGTTTGGCAAAGATTTCCGTCTGGAAATAGACGTCGAGGATATTCCTTCTCCCGACTTGCATAAATACCTCAGCCAAGTCGATCAACAGCGAGCTATTTACATGCATCCTAATAACAAAAGGAAAATTATCAGGTGAGTCTTGTTTTCTGATTATTTCAAAActtatctaatattttttataatactcTACTGTTGCTGTCTATGTCATACTACTAAAGTACAGTATTTACTGTCAAAAGTACGTTTCTCAAACCGTACTTACAGTATGCATCCTAATATCAGAAGGAAAATTATCAGGTGAGTCTTGATTTCTGATTATTTCAAAACTTATCTAATATTTCTCATAATAATCTACTGTTGCTATCCATGTTATACTACTGTACTATAGTATTTACTGTCAAACGTCCGTTACTCACACCGCACCTACAGGGAATAGACTTCTATCCCATAGAACCCACACTTGAGTACTGTAATTTGTGGTCCCTCATTCGTAGTGAAATTCAGATCAAGActtcatatattatataagaAGTGTGCTTCATGTTTGGATATCCAGGGAAAATTATAGATTTATTCTATGACAGACTAAAAACCTGCAAAGAGGATGTTGGTAAGATACTTGTTATCAAAAATCTGAACAATATTAATGACAATACTGACATGACCAATGTTGATGACAATCTAGACAATATTGATGATGAGCGTTGTCCCACATGTCAATCAATGAAGAAGACTATTGTTGAGGTGGCTGATTTGAAACAGCAAACCGAAGGTCTGGTTGAAGAGTGGCAGTCATCCAACCCCTCACTGGGGTTTGGTATGTTTTCTATGTTTTGATATCTCGTATACTTCTCGTTTCATaaaaatactatattatttaacaaaattctactctactaatgaaaatataatatgaaattggCGATTTGTATTTATCAGTTAAGATAATATGTTGGAGAACCAAAATAAAGTTTCCATCGCAACTGTTCCTTTCAGTTAGAGATTTAGTTGTGTTTGATGCCGTCAACAGTATGGCCAAAAAATCCGAAATTTACTAACATCCTTATCTTTCAGTTAACATCAAAAATAACTTTAtttcgaagtgaaaagtgttaagtattgtgctcactatgaccttagtgtccggtttcccattagggaacttttgGACTAAATACGgtgaggtggaactacccttgggtctccccaccattgaaagccatacgttaattataataataatctttcagttgcgacctgaaaaatGTGACACCAGCCAGGCACTACCTTCtcaaacaaagccatagtgcattctggtgacgtcagcacaggtagggctcctacaccaataacaatTTGTTAATTTCAGCTGATccatatcagctagtgtttttattggtgtaggagctctacctgtgctgacgtcaccatcaaccacctgtcatgcactatggctttgtttatggAGGTAGTGAGCCATGTCACTCTCAGTcgatactaatattattatctccCTCCGTTTTCATGCCGTTTGCTGTAACTAATTTTCTTTTATAACGTATCATATActtcataattaaataaaatatatatttaaaagaaaatataGGTCTGCATTACATAATTCACATGATACACAGATATCACATGAATTCCTTCGCATTCAACTCTATTTGAAGGTCCTATATGTACGATACATAATATTATGCTTTTCAAGTAACCTTGGCATCTCCCACTTGCTTATAATTTGGAGAACATCAAATTTCCAACAGGAAAAAGTGAACGGGCTCGCCGAAAGCGATTTGGAATGAGTGTGTCTATTTCGGGTGAGGCGTTTGGCTATTTATACTGACTGAGGTTGGGATTGACTCGCTTGTTTGACTTTGACGGTGTCTGCTGGGGGTCACCAAGGGGTCATCCACTTCCCATCGCTTTTGATTTCGACGCTATTTTCAAATTACGAACAAGGGGTCGTTCGCTCTCTCCTCTGACTCCTCTATTCTTGTCTTGTCTTCTCTGTTTCAAGAACAAGGTTGATTGCGGTCTATTCTCTTCCTATATCttatattgaatttgaactcTATTCTTCttcgttcaaaataatctgcAACGAAAATATACAATCAGTATGAAAAAGATTCCTCACATGGGCTAATGCCTATGGTCGAGGAGATACGTTTATCTATTACATATTTTACTGGGGCTTGCTTTCAGGAACACCTATTAAATCTAATGTACCATTAAACCTATAGAATTAATACTCCATTAGATTTGATAAGGGCTCTAGAAACCGGGCTTAAAccgtatatttatttattatttactattttaCAATgtcgactttctagaagtattttaagcctaggtgatgatgatgggatattattatgttttgaaagcAGTGGCACTTACCAATTCAAACTACTTGTGTTTTTATAAAGCATTTGAAGCAATGCCAAGAATAACGTTTTTCGAGTATCACAGGATAGTTAATTCTCATGAATTTGGTGTCAAGATTGAATGGAAGTCGCAGACTTGGAGAAGTTGAATAATTCTGGGCTTCTCAGGACAATCAATATTCGAGCTCAATCTCACTTGATGTTTCTTCTTTGTGGtacagtaatgagataattaAAGTTAATTTTAAATAAGCTTTGAATAGATTGAAATTGGTTTGGGTTGTCAAATTTGGTGTGTTAGGActttgaaaaattagaaaattagaAATGTAGAATTATCCATTCCACGTCtagttttataaatttctagtgaaattaaacataaagtgaacgtgatattttcgagctcaaaatttaggtggttttattctttattttgtgaatttaaagtttgtttcatgtttttacaaaagtgttattatcaatctatccaaatttaaaattgtttgttttattctaatttgtatttttagattgtgattgtgatgtagaaattgaaatggacatagcctataattatataatatttagacAATtcgaaactaaattaggaaatttaaga
The genomic region above belongs to Nilaparvata lugens isolate BPH chromosome 5, ASM1435652v1, whole genome shotgun sequence and contains:
- the LOC111054191 gene encoding tRNA dimethylallyltransferase; the encoded protein is MLEMASLSVEVMNRCVPIIVILGGTGTGKSKLGIQIAKRIGGEIISADSMQVYKGLNILTNKVTEEEKDGVVHHLLDFVEPPRTYTVVDFRNEALPIMDRLLEQKRSPVIVGGTNYYIESLLWKVLVADKTKENSTYESKEMENLAFRLGLRPMSGNSKRKSDETDKAPLDAKGRFVLTVREVCFMFGYPGKIIDLFYDRLKTCKEDVGKILVIKNLNNINDNADMTNVDDNLDNIDDERCPTCQSMKKTIVEVADLKQQTEGLVEKWQSSNPSLDLGGILKNCHNVDLKMVSAVEESLKDVHRQLSDLLVPWVQRLEAEFGKDFRLEIDVEDIPSPDLHKYLSQVDQQRAIYMHPNNKRKIIRYV